Proteins from a single region of Apium graveolens cultivar Ventura chromosome 7, ASM990537v1, whole genome shotgun sequence:
- the LOC141673269 gene encoding uncharacterized protein LOC141673269: MVPVEVGSGSLRRDCYGKEDDEVNQRLHLDLLEETRENSRLRLAAYQQRATRYYNKKVKGQLLKVGDLVLRKVMPNTKNPQHGVFGANWEGPYRIKSILWKGTYHLEDMDGKLILRAWNAEHLRKYYQ; encoded by the coding sequence atggtccccgtggaaGTTGGATCGGGATCACTTCGCAGAGACTGTTACGGGAAAGAAGACGatgaggttaatcaaaggcttcatttagATCTCTTAGAGGAGACGAGGGAAAATTCTCGGTTAAGGCTAGCAGCATATCAGCAGCGCGCCacaaggtattataacaagaaggtaaaagGACAGTTGCTGAAGGTGGGGGATTTGGTACTTAGGAAAGTGATGCCCAATACAAAGAACCCccaacatggagtgtttggagctaattgggaaggaccgtacagaaTAAAGTCTATCCTATGGaaggggacttatcaccttgaagataTGGACGGGAAGCTAATTCTGCGAGCTTGGAATgcggaacatctccgaaagtattaccAGTGA
- the LOC141673268 gene encoding uncharacterized protein LOC141673268, translated as MTGCGTASTSVPLREEGPGISTGDIRGMDEEKWDINTEEPLTMVGEVERTPLEMPPPLLRLLNHLEGGRVTATAQVPSPFAAVVREAQLPAGYRNTTNDLRFHGNSDLVEFLGSFNIEMDVYQMKTLFLTQFQAAVKYTPPVTTLANVKQKEGESLTSYFKRFNAESTLVRGATDETLKILLIAGLRVGTDFWKHLQGKDPVSLADVLAQVKRRRGLDGKGKDERQPPRAEDVEKTAEVKFQRAGSIRAIFGGHPFVGDSNRALERNAREARHPPLTNIHSLEDRPPKIFKGESADITFKEKESRWVHHPHNDALVITMLIGAMNVHRVFLDNGSSTNILYYSTYKKLGFPDSDMNFEDAHVYGFTGEAVRVMGSVRLPVTLGEGALSVTQIIDFKVLDQDSAHNVLVGRPWLRAFRVITSIHHLMIKFPTPNRVGSLRGSQYESRDCYHKAVKEFCRRRYEGKGLPFKDIEDIHTKPSGEVHAHYFIENPGKEETNTSGNSFVTQGRVSKIRSVEEVVVSHTEGIIQKEVNGEKLEGRSEILQGLGNNFKVDAPQKKNAPLNEVEVDAPPNEDAPSDEKVELVDATAGHALLSFMDAYSGYNQIPMYGPDQEHTSFITDMGLYCYIGMPFGLINAGTTYQRLVNMMFKDQIGRTMEVYVDDMLVKSEATTNHIKHLMEMFNILRRFRMKLNPQKCVFGVESGKFLGFIVNHRGIEANPAKIKALLDMKSPTNVKQVQSLTGRITALNRFVSKSSDRCKEFFKAIKLAGKDFVRTSECEEAFKRIKEQLGHPPMLSKPLDGENLILYLAVSEYSISAVLVREEDVQQSPVYYVSKRLHDAETRYTNMEKLVYALILASRKLRPYFQAHRVEVRTAYPLRQVLHKPESSALVMLYPPHAEESLEEFPHPWWILHVDGAVNNGRAGAGIVLVSPEGHHLMSTIHFKFYATNNDAEYETLINGLKIALEMGVRNLIARSDSELVVNQVNGGFQARGPRTELYLRCAQRLIGMFKEVRLECVPREKNSNADALAKMGSQQEAVLLGSIPLEIQEGTLPEDKFMARRLRYQAARYVIYDEVLYKRGFNQPLLRACDRCQRFANYSSMPATLLTPMASPWPFAMWGIDLIGELPKAKGDVKYAVWNPLQAGLRQWKTV; from the exons ATGACGGGATGCGGCACCGcgagcacgagcgtgcccctccgcgaggaaggCCCGGGAATTTCTACCGGGGATATCAGAGGAATGGATGAGGAAAAATGGGATATCAATACGGAAGAGCCCCTTACAATGGTAGGAGAGGTGGAGCGCACTCCGCTGGAGATGCCCCCGCCGTTACTG aggttgctcaaccatcttgagggagGAAGAGTGACAGCGACTGCGCAAGTtccttctccttttgctgctgTCGTGAGGGAGGCGCAATTGCCCGCGGGATACCggaacacaaccaatgacttgcGTTTCCACGGGAACTCTGATCTTGTGGAATTCTTGGGGAGTTTTAACATTgaaatggatgtatatcaa atgaaaactttgttttTGACACAATTCCAAGCCGCGGTGAAGTACACACCACCTGTTACCACGCTGGCTAATGTGAAACAAAAGGAAGGAGAAAGTTTGACTTCGTATTTCAAGAGGTTTAACGCAGAATCTACTTTGGTGAGGGGTGCAACTGATGAAACGTTGAAAATATTGCTTATAGCTGGGTTGCGTGTGGGGACGGATTTCTGGAAGCACCTACAAGGGAAGGACCCAGTATCGTTGGCTGATGTGCTTGCGCAG gtgaaGCGACGTAGGGGGCTTGATGGCAAGGGTAAAGATGAAAGACAGCCCCCGCGGGCGGAGGATGTTGAGAAAACAGCAGAGGTCAAGTTTCAGAGGGCCGGCAGTATTagggcaatttttggaggacaccctttCGTTGGTGATAGTAATCGAGCACTGGAAAGAAACGCGAGAGAAGCGAGACATCCACCGCTCACCAACATCCACAGCTTGGAAGACAGACCCCCGAAGATCTTTAAGGGGGAGTCCGCTGATATTACGTTCAAGGAAAAAGAATCTAGGTGGGTGCATCATCCTCACAACGATGCGTTGGTGATTACCATGCTTATTGGGGCAATGAACGTACATCGAGTTTTCTTGGATAATGGGAGTTCTACAAACATCTTGTACTACAGCACCTACAAAAAGCTGGGTTTCCCAGATAGCGACATGAATTTCGAAGATGCACACGTCTATGGCTTTACTGGGGAAGCCGTGAGAGTTATGGGTTCGGTCAGGCTTCCCGTCACGCTCGGGGAAGGAGCTTTGTCGGTTACTCAAATAATAGATTTCAAGGTGCTAGATCAGGATTCCGCGCACAATGTGCTGGTCGGCAGACCTTGGTTGCGAGCGTTCAGGGTGATAACATCGATACACCACTTGATGATAAAATTCCCAACGCCAAACAGAGTTGGCAGTCTGAGAGGGTCACAGTATGAGTCACGcgactgctatcacaaggctgtCAAGGAATTTTGCAGAAGAAGGTATGAAGGGAAAGGTCTCCCATTCAAAGATATAGAAGATATTCATACAAAACCAAGTGGAGAGGTCCATGCTCACTATTTTATTGAAAACCCCGGGAAGGAAGAAACCAATACCTCTGGGAACTCTTTTGTGACGCAGGGACGTGTTTCGAAAATCCGTAGTGTAGAAGAAGTGGTGGTGAGTCATACAGAGGGAATCATACAGAAAGAGGTTAACGGGGAAAagttggaaggaagaagtgagattttgcaaGGTCTCGGCAATAACTTCAaggttgatgctcctcaaaaGAAGAATGCGCCCTTGAATGAagttgaggttgatgctcctccaaaCGAGGACGCGCCCTCAGATGAAAAAGTGGAA ttggttgacgcgaCGGCGGGGCATGCGTTgttgagttttatggatgcatactccggaTACAATCAAATTCCAATGTATGGCCCCGatcaagaacatacatccttTATTACGGACATGGGATTATACTGTTACATAGGAATGCCGTTTGGTTTGATTAATGCTGGCACAACCTACCAGAGGTTGGTGAATATGATGTTCAAAGATCAAATCGGGAGAACCATGGAAGTGTATGTGGACGATATGCTGGTGAAATCTGAAGCGACAACTAACCATATCAAGCACCTGATGGAGATGTTTAATATTCTGAGGAGGTTTCGTATGAAATTAAATCCGCAGAAATGTGTGTTCGGCGTGGAGTCGGGCAAGTTTCTCGGGTTCATTGTCAACcacaggggaattgaggccaaccccgcgAAGATCAAGGCATTATTGGACATGAAGTCACCTACCAATGTGAAACAGGTGCAGAGTTTGACTGGGAGAATCACCGCGTTAAATCGATTTGTTTCCAAGTCGTCTGATAGATGCAAGGAGTTTTTCAAGGCGATTAAATTAGCTGGGAAAGACTTTGTACGGACGTCAGAATGTGAAGAggctttcaaaagaatcaaggagcaaCTGGGACATCCTCCCATGTTGTCAAAGCCGTTGGATGGGGAAAATCTAATATTGTACCTCGCAGTGTCTGAATATTCGATCAGTGCAGTTCTGGTAAGAGAGGAAGATGTGCAGCAATCACCAGTGTACTACGTGAGCAAGCGGTTACACGACGCTGAAACTCGCTACACAAATATGGAGAAACTGGTTTACGCCCTGATTCTTGCGTCAAGAAAATTGCGACCGTATTTTCAAGCCCATAGAGTTGAAGTTCGTACGGCGTACCCGCTGCGACAGGTCCTGCACAAACCAGAGTCATCAG CTTTAGTAATGCTATATCCACCTCATGCCGAGGAGTCTTTGGAGGAGTTTCCGCAtccttggtggatcttgcatgtggatggggcGGTTAACAATGGAAGAGCAGGTGCGGGTATAGTACTTGTGTCTCCGGAAGGCCACCACCTGATGAGCAcaattcatttcaagttttatgcaactaataatgatgcggagtatgaGACGCTGATTAATGGCCTGAAAATCGCTCTGGAAATGGGAGTGCGAAACTTAATTGCAAGAAGTGACTCAGAGTTGGTAGTGAATCAGGTGAATGGGGGATTTCAAGCGCGAGGCCCGCGAacagaattatacttgagatgtGCACAGCGCCTGATTGGAATGTTCAAAGAAGTTAGATTGGAATGCGTTCCGCGGGAGAAAAACAGTAATGCAGATGCTTTGGCAAAAATGGGGTCACAACAAGAGGCTGTATTGTTAGGATCCATCCCTCTTGAAATCCAGGAG GGAACACTCCCCGAGGATAAGTTTATGGCTCGTCGACTCCGTTATCAAGCCGCAAGATATGTGATATACGATGAAGTCCTATACAAGAGAGGGTTCAACCAACCTCTGCTCAG ggcatgtgatcgctgccagcgcttTGCGAACTACTCGTCTATGCCGGCTACACTCTTGACGCCTATGGCGAGTCCATGGCCGttcgccatgtggggaattgatcttatCGGAGAATTGCCGAAAGCTAAAGGAGACGTCAAGTATGCG gtttggaatcccttacaagctgGTCTCCGACAATGGAAAAcagtttga
- the LOC141673267 gene encoding TMV resistance protein N-like, with protein sequence MASTSHNPTPTSSALTRNGIRTFRDDPELRSGEVISDALIQAIKESKIYIVVFSENYASSIWCLDELVEIQSMGRLVIPVFYYIEPMLVQHQIGSFHEAFCQHEIRYNANSSQVDVINEIVNKALQEVNPVTLDVAKYEVGLDSRVKDIATLFSNVTEGVIKIGLYGMGGVGKTTLAKTVFNQNYHHFNGSCFLENVREGSQTREGIAGLQKKLVNDVLKCTNITIDNADHGIELIRARICSTKILVIIDDLDSRDQFDFLVGPFALGSTIIITTRDEGLLNSIDVETKYKVNELGDVESRQLFCEHAFGGDNIMPDAFSELSKEIIERAAGLPLALKVCGSALFKKSEEGWRDFIDELRRVSIVNVEKILLISFNALDTPKLKDMFVDIACLFLGYEQDKAVNIMETCYTSVNYNIDILKERCLLSVDGGKRFVMHDLIVNMGRKIACNNPLVP encoded by the exons ATGGCTTCTACAAGTCATAATCCAACTCCAACCTCTTCTGCTTTAACT CGCAATGGTATTCGAACATTTAGGGATGATCCTGAGCTCCGCAGCGGAGAAGTTATCTCTGATGCTTTGATCCAAGCTATAAAGGAATCTAAGATTTACATTGTTGTCTTCTCGGAAAACTATGCGTCTTCCATATGGTGCCTTGATGAGCTTGTAGAGATCCAATCAATGGGTAGATTGGTCATTCCTGTCTTTTACTACATTGAACCGATGCTTGTGCAGCACCAAATCGGGAGTTTTCATGAAGCTTTTTGTCAACACGAGATTCGTTATAACGCCAACAG CTCTCAAGTTGATGTTATCAATGAAATCGTTAATAAAGCTTTACAAGAAGTAAATCCTGTGACTTTGGATGTCGCCAAATATGAAGTTGGTTTGGATTCTCGTGTTAAAGACATAGCAACATTATTTAGCAATGTCACAGAAGGTGTCATTAAGATTGGTTTGTATGGTATGGGTGGAGTTGGCAAAACAACTCTTGCCAAAACCGTGTTCAACCAAAACTATCACCACTTTAATGGAAGCTGCTTCTTAGAAAACGTTAGAGAGGGTTCACAAACAAGAGAAGGAATTGCAGGTTTACAGAAGAAACTTGTCAATGATGTTCTTAAATGTACGAACATTACCATCGACAATGCTGATCATGGAATTGAGTTGATAAGAGCTAGGATTTGTTCCACAAAAATTCTTGTTATTATTGATGATTTGGACAGCAGGGACCAATTCGACTTTTTAGTAGGACCATTTGCTTTGGGGAGCACAATCATAATAACAACACGAGATGAAGGTTTGCTGAACTCAATCGATGTAGAAACCAAATACAAGGTAAATGAACTAGGTGATGTTGAGTCACGTCAACTTTTTTGCGAACATGCATTTGGAGGAGATAACATAATGCCGGATGCATTCAGCGAATTGTCCAAAGAAATTATAGAACGTGCAGCAGGGCTTCCGTTGGCTCTTAAGGTTTGTGGCTCGGCCTTGTTCAAGAAATCTGAAGAAGGATGGAGAGATTTTATTGACGAACTGAGACGAGTTTCTATTGTCAATGTTGAGAAGATATTGTTGATCAGCTTCAATGCGTTGGATACCCCAAAGTTGAAGGATATGTTTGTAGACATTGCTTGTCTTTTTCTCGGATACGAACAAGACAAGGCCGTCAACATAATGGAAACTTGCTATACATCAGTCAATTATAATATTGACATATTAAAGGAACGATGTTTGCTGAGTGTCGATGGTGGTAAAAGATTTGTAATGCATGATCTGATTGTGAATATGGGAAGGAAAATTGCATGTAACAATCCCCTCGTGCCATAG